The stretch of DNA GAGGTCGCGGTTGTTGATCCCGATCAGCCCGGCCCCGGTGGCGAGCGCCGATCTCGCCTCGGCGGCGTTGTGAACCTCGACGAGGGGTTCAAGCCCCAGGTCGGAGGAGAGGTCGATGAACCTCCCCAGTTCTGGCCCGAGCACCCCGGCGATCAGGAGGACAGCGTCGGCGCCCAGGGCGGCCGTCTCGTAGACCTGTCGCTCGTCGACGATGAAGTCTTTCCTGAGGATCGGGACGTCTGCGATCGGCCTGATCCGCTCGATGTTCTCCGTGCTCCCGCCGAAATAAAAGGGCTCGGTCAGCACCGAGAGGGCGACGCAACCCCCCCGGATCAGTTCCCCGGCGAGCGTCTCCGGCGGGTCAAAACGCCGGATCGCACCGCGGGAGGGCGAGGCGTATTTCACCTCGGCGATGATGGCGTTTTGCTCGCCCGCCGACCTGATCGCCCCGGAGAGGCTGTGGTGCGTGCGGTGCCGGGGAAGAAGGTCCATCTCCTCCACCGGCCGCAGGGCGGCGACCCGGTGGCGGGTGCAGGCGACGATCTCGTCCAGGATCATAGAGCGCCCCCGCTCGCCTGCACCAGCGATTCGAGTTTCCCAAACGCCCTTCCCGAGTCGATCGAGCGCTCCGCAGCGCTGACGCCGTCGATCAGCGTCCGGCTCTTTCCGCCGAGATATATCGCCGCTCCGGCATTGAGGAGGACGATATCGCGGGCAGGGCCAGGTGCCCCGGCCAGCACCTCCCTGAGAATCGCCGCATTCACGGCGGCGTCCCCGCCCCGCAGGTCGTGCAGGGAGGCCGGGCGAAACCCGAAGTCCTCGCACCTGATATCAAAGGTCCGGACCGTCCCGTCCCGCAGTTCGGCGACGGTCGTCGGTCCCGTGGTGCTGATCTCGTCGAGCCCGCCGCCGTGGACGGCCATCGCCCGTTCCACGCCGAGATCTCTGAGCACCCCGGCCACCGTCGTTAC from Methanofollis liminatans DSM 4140 encodes:
- a CDS encoding indole-3-glycerol phosphate synthase TrpC, with the translated sequence MILDEIVACTRHRVAALRPVEEMDLLPRHRTHHSLSGAIRSAGEQNAIIAEVKYASPSRGAIRRFDPPETLAGELIRGGCVALSVLTEPFYFGGSTENIERIRPIADVPILRKDFIVDERQVYETAALGADAVLLIAGVLGPELGRFIDLSSDLGLEPLVEVHNAAEARSALATGAGLIGINNRDLATMTIDLKTTVRLSPLFAGEGRLVVSESGVVWPCDIRALKDHCDAFLIGSSVMGSGDPARRLGRLVCA